In the Klebsiella electrica genome, one interval contains:
- a CDS encoding DUF4400 domain-containing protein, with the protein MSDKLNEEKWPKTIKTLIIWSSTILLFISVFFPVEYFKSNALKEIAWGHKMIGEKDFVMVLQKARDNYTEAFVNTGIDKALKDFYQLPPSDMANHGGPLKYFVGLFQNIAENLNYWLYMIMYRLTLDMYWLPYMAVVIIPSLFAGVMRWMAKRYNFGYASPFLNRRSMVLIGWGVYSVLLSLFIPLPVPPMIGALIMIVMIPIGSSLLISNLPKRI; encoded by the coding sequence ATGTCTGATAAGTTGAATGAGGAAAAGTGGCCTAAGACGATAAAGACACTGATCATCTGGAGTTCGACGATTCTCCTTTTTATCTCTGTCTTCTTTCCGGTTGAGTATTTTAAGTCTAATGCTCTGAAAGAAATCGCATGGGGTCATAAAATGATAGGCGAAAAAGATTTCGTCATGGTATTGCAAAAGGCTCGCGACAATTATACTGAAGCATTTGTAAATACGGGGATTGATAAGGCGTTAAAGGATTTTTACCAGCTTCCTCCCAGCGACATGGCCAACCACGGCGGGCCACTGAAATACTTTGTTGGGCTTTTCCAGAACATTGCCGAGAACCTGAATTATTGGCTCTACATGATTATGTATCGTTTAACACTTGATATGTATTGGTTACCGTACATGGCCGTGGTCATCATCCCGTCTCTGTTTGCAGGGGTAATGCGGTGGATGGCAAAAAGATATAACTTTGGATATGCCAGTCCGTTTCTTAACCGTCGTAGCATGGTATTGATTGGCTGGGGTGTATATAGCGTTCTCCTGTCGCTTTTTATACCGTTACCTGTGCCTCCAATGATCGGGGCACTCATAATGATAGTAATGATTCCTATTGGTTCATCTCTACTTATTTCAAACCTACCAAAACGTATTTAA
- a CDS encoding DsbA family protein yields MKKNILNSLIFGIPLMVMVSTAAFFTYQIDRQSQLLNDLAIVAETHKPVVNNKSELLDAFAKYINAAGLKPESQKQSNVGYRTGNKPDTAYAPSTDNERIYGNPDAQFYIIEYSDFECQYCKQHFPIVMDLVDSSQGNIAMVFKHVPVHGQASRTEALAAECAVEQGGNPSFFQLSKALFRYSQSDGHGLSAPLDQIARETGLDPNRLLECINAARPSSKIADDVREAGQLGIQKTPTNIVVYGDKSAIVQGAVDGAGLMQMMAQLAGSGQK; encoded by the coding sequence ATGAAAAAGAACATTTTGAACTCTCTTATATTTGGAATTCCGCTCATGGTTATGGTAAGCACGGCTGCATTTTTTACTTACCAAATCGATAGACAGTCCCAACTTCTTAATGACCTAGCGATCGTTGCTGAGACTCACAAGCCCGTAGTAAACAACAAAAGCGAACTACTGGACGCATTTGCAAAATACATTAATGCAGCGGGCCTAAAACCTGAATCGCAGAAACAATCCAATGTCGGTTACCGGACTGGAAACAAACCCGATACCGCCTATGCGCCTTCTACGGACAACGAACGTATTTATGGGAACCCGGATGCTCAGTTCTATATCATTGAGTATTCCGATTTTGAATGTCAGTACTGCAAACAACATTTCCCAATCGTTATGGATCTCGTGGATTCATCACAAGGGAATATTGCGATGGTTTTCAAACATGTTCCTGTTCACGGGCAGGCTTCCCGTACTGAAGCTTTAGCAGCGGAGTGTGCTGTTGAGCAGGGAGGAAATCCATCTTTCTTCCAGTTATCTAAAGCGTTATTCCGCTACAGCCAATCTGACGGGCACGGTCTTAGCGCACCGCTAGACCAAATCGCCCGCGAAACTGGTTTAGACCCGAACCGCTTACTTGAATGTATCAATGCGGCCAGGCCGTCCAGCAAGATAGCCGACGACGTTCGTGAAGCAGGTCAGCTTGGTATCCAAAAGACCCCTACAAACATTGTTGTCTACGGTGATAAGTCAGCCATTGTTCAGGGCGCAGTAGATGGAGCAGGCCTTATGCAAATGATGGCTCAGCTTGCAGGCTCTGGTCAGAAATAG
- the traL gene encoding type IV conjugative transfer system protein TraL, giving the protein MEPVYISHSIDEPPKLFFWSIDEAMPFFVALAVGIITGRLLPMIILGVVVSRVYGGFLARASEKYFMHLCYWKFGVTFGGGTFVPESFDREFIV; this is encoded by the coding sequence ATGGAACCTGTTTATATTTCTCACTCGATTGACGAACCACCAAAGTTATTTTTTTGGTCGATTGATGAAGCCATGCCATTTTTCGTTGCTCTCGCGGTTGGGATTATCACTGGACGATTATTACCGATGATAATTCTGGGTGTTGTAGTTTCACGTGTTTATGGCGGTTTTCTGGCGCGAGCTTCTGAGAAATATTTTATGCACCTCTGTTACTGGAAATTCGGAGTCACATTCGGTGGTGGCACTTTTGTACCTGAATCCTTCGACCGGGAGTTTATTGTATGA
- a CDS encoding TraE/TraK family type IV conjugative transfer system protein: protein MNIHNFKKGLVGLQLENKSFKLISASMILANLVLGYALLAKTQPITIIPPNLTETAWLDEKAASSSYMKAWALYIADSFGNANPATLDLLKNSIGPFLDASIYTKVMKAMDDQIDQIKRDRISLSFNPVGVITDPLAVGTFYVTGNQTLEGITGKPSTTPVYYEITVNVKGYRPIITFIEIKSGKPLLPSEEDKHKGQRQKSSAARTS from the coding sequence ATGAATATCCATAATTTCAAAAAAGGGTTAGTTGGACTTCAGTTAGAAAACAAAAGTTTCAAGTTAATCTCTGCCTCAATGATTCTGGCAAACCTTGTACTTGGTTATGCTCTGTTAGCCAAAACACAACCCATCACTATTATTCCGCCAAACCTTACAGAAACAGCCTGGCTGGATGAAAAAGCCGCCAGCAGCTCTTATATGAAGGCATGGGCGTTATATATAGCCGACAGTTTTGGAAATGCTAACCCAGCCACTTTAGATCTACTCAAGAATTCTATCGGCCCGTTTCTTGACGCTTCAATTTACACAAAAGTTATGAAAGCAATGGACGACCAGATTGACCAAATTAAGCGCGACCGAATCTCGCTTTCTTTTAATCCGGTCGGGGTTATCACCGACCCGTTAGCAGTTGGTACTTTTTATGTCACCGGTAACCAAACTCTCGAAGGTATCACCGGCAAACCATCGACCACGCCAGTCTATTACGAGATTACTGTTAACGTAAAAGGCTACCGGCCCATTATTACGTTCATTGAGATAAAGAGTGGCAAACCGTTGCTGCCAAGTGAAGAAGATAAACACAAAGGTCAAAGGCAGAAATCTTCGGCAGCTCGAACTTCCTGA
- a CDS encoding TraK domain-containing protein, which produces MSVDQGMVFEQPDAQSQPKVTAKLASRPASSTQAMLSTETRPYPDNYTPPASNSINGGSEPAIDGRNIQPVPAAIASPVPLTKEVIPSRLEYIVAPGVNTLVPISINQINRLVTPFEHPVVQKVKQEGVTVNVKDNALYVSTSDSNPASLYISEKGDESVAISVSLVPQKIAPVQATLMLSRKLNNTSTSGVMPAAYNNYGGSEVKARRWEQKDNYIETIRNIMRTIALGDIPPGYSLGNLSSGVGIPNCNFRTGTDQDQIRYSFANGQYLQGSQFSVIIGVAQNTGSSTVMVDESLCTHPQLAARALWSRNTLQPGQRTEAYFVIRNIQPNEQANDSMRPKLAE; this is translated from the coding sequence ATGTCTGTTGATCAAGGCATGGTATTTGAGCAGCCTGATGCGCAGTCGCAACCCAAAGTCACTGCAAAACTCGCCTCTCGACCAGCATCCTCAACTCAGGCAATGCTCAGCACAGAAACACGCCCATATCCTGACAACTATACACCACCAGCAAGTAACTCTATCAATGGCGGGAGTGAACCAGCTATTGATGGCCGTAATATTCAACCAGTACCTGCTGCAATTGCCAGTCCCGTTCCACTCACAAAAGAAGTCATTCCTTCTCGGCTGGAATATATCGTTGCGCCTGGCGTGAACACCCTCGTACCGATTTCGATTAACCAGATCAACCGGCTTGTTACACCGTTTGAACACCCTGTAGTGCAGAAAGTTAAACAGGAGGGTGTAACTGTAAATGTAAAAGATAACGCTCTCTACGTTTCCACCTCAGACAGTAACCCGGCAAGTCTCTATATCAGTGAGAAAGGTGACGAAAGTGTAGCGATCTCCGTGTCGTTAGTACCTCAGAAAATTGCACCGGTGCAAGCCACTCTCATGCTTTCACGAAAGCTGAACAACACGAGTACTTCTGGTGTTATGCCTGCGGCATATAACAACTATGGTGGAAGCGAAGTCAAAGCCAGGCGATGGGAACAGAAAGATAATTACATCGAGACGATTCGCAACATAATGCGAACCATCGCGCTTGGGGACATTCCACCCGGATACTCTCTGGGAAATCTCTCTTCAGGAGTTGGTATCCCGAACTGTAATTTCCGCACGGGTACTGACCAGGATCAGATTCGCTACTCCTTTGCAAATGGCCAGTATCTTCAGGGTAGTCAATTCAGTGTCATCATCGGCGTTGCACAAAACACTGGTTCATCAACAGTAATGGTTGATGAATCACTCTGCACCCATCCTCAGCTTGCAGCAAGAGCACTATGGAGTCGCAACACTCTCCAGCCTGGCCAGCGAACTGAAGCTTACTTCGTTATCCGCAACATCCAGCCAAACGAACAAGCTAACGATTCCATGCGCCCTAAACTCGCGGAGTAA
- a CDS encoding TraB/VirB10 family protein produces MLIPLKEKWASISAKHKKWVLWAGVFTFAVLFLLLVIPDSAGPRNRAPQEKVIASVLTDGDTNGVSQNAIAARIRALDKTIKEQGQLIKTLTEKYGADQTAQRLSNLENNQKKSGAEVAAIKKRVDTVSNPVPYSQQSRGATPLAGNGQRNVPTLYKPEEISAPSVAPRNSGSFNNGKTLQRVYEDAAPPVVPEPAANQRQQKGKDGKAVPSQATPEIITVQEDIEAAPVADEDDNPENQTYLPATSIISTVLIAGMDAPTSRDARKDPYPALARVKKDAILPNRFRADIRECGMLAAGFGDLSSERAYFRSEVITCIRDDGAVFEAPLVAYAVGEDGKSGVRGRLVTKQGQYLARALTAGFLQAASQLFNVQSIPTISIKRDGDSSDATPYQQVMSSDALQGAAVSGVGGALNRLADFYMQMAGDLFPVIEIDPGRSVDFIVQKGVMLKFTRVTSKTQTVGGKK; encoded by the coding sequence ATGCTTATCCCCTTAAAAGAGAAATGGGCCTCAATTTCAGCAAAGCATAAAAAATGGGTTTTATGGGCTGGCGTATTTACTTTCGCCGTTCTTTTTTTGCTCTTGGTTATACCCGACTCAGCTGGCCCCCGAAATCGAGCGCCACAAGAAAAAGTGATTGCCAGCGTCCTTACCGATGGTGATACCAATGGAGTTAGCCAGAATGCTATTGCGGCGCGAATTCGCGCACTCGACAAGACCATTAAAGAGCAAGGTCAACTGATTAAAACGTTAACCGAGAAATATGGTGCTGATCAGACAGCTCAGCGTCTTAGCAATCTGGAGAACAACCAGAAAAAATCAGGCGCTGAGGTTGCAGCTATTAAGAAACGCGTTGATACCGTCTCTAACCCTGTGCCTTACTCACAACAGTCTCGCGGAGCGACACCACTGGCTGGAAACGGCCAACGTAACGTCCCTACTCTGTATAAACCTGAAGAGATATCTGCCCCTTCAGTTGCGCCAAGAAACTCAGGAAGTTTCAATAACGGGAAAACATTACAGCGCGTATACGAAGATGCGGCCCCCCCTGTCGTACCGGAACCCGCAGCAAACCAGCGTCAGCAGAAAGGGAAGGATGGCAAAGCAGTACCAAGCCAGGCAACTCCTGAAATCATCACTGTACAGGAAGATATTGAAGCCGCACCCGTTGCTGACGAAGATGATAACCCCGAGAACCAGACCTACCTTCCTGCAACGTCGATCATAAGTACTGTTTTGATTGCGGGGATGGATGCACCAACATCTCGTGATGCACGAAAAGACCCTTATCCGGCGCTGGCCAGGGTGAAAAAGGATGCAATTCTCCCAAACCGTTTCCGTGCAGATATACGTGAATGCGGAATGCTTGCAGCTGGGTTCGGTGATTTGTCCTCCGAAAGAGCTTATTTCAGATCGGAAGTCATAACGTGCATTCGGGATGACGGTGCAGTTTTTGAAGCCCCACTCGTAGCCTACGCTGTTGGTGAAGATGGTAAATCAGGTGTTCGTGGTCGACTGGTTACCAAACAAGGGCAATACCTGGCACGAGCCCTGACCGCTGGCTTCCTACAGGCTGCATCTCAGCTCTTTAACGTACAGAGTATTCCGACAATCAGTATTAAACGCGATGGAGATAGTAGTGACGCTACTCCTTACCAGCAGGTTATGAGCTCTGACGCACTCCAGGGCGCAGCAGTTTCTGGCGTAGGTGGCGCATTGAATCGTCTTGCCGATTTCTATATGCAAATGGCCGGTGACCTTTTCCCTGTAATTGAAATTGATCCAGGCCGTAGTGTTGATTTTATTGTGCAAAAAGGGGTCATGCTGAAATTCACACGTGTTACTTCAAAAACTCAAACCGTTGGGGGCAAGAAATGA
- the traV gene encoding type IV conjugative transfer system lipoprotein TraV, with translation MMTKKIVSALFLVSAGFAMSGCSLLGQNDEYGCKGMPNSVTCMNVRDVYALTDGDDYQEQIDTASENQLSGKPVEVKRLRTTAGNGGRNTADGGRYVPVPATAADPQPIRTQSIVMRVLVDPYETADGDLNVPGYVYTEIEPRRWEVGARNSATSTAVIRPMSAPVAAAPAQSQGETSQPPQKGSYIK, from the coding sequence ATGATGACGAAGAAAATTGTATCGGCATTGTTTTTAGTTAGTGCCGGTTTTGCGATGTCGGGTTGCTCACTACTGGGCCAGAACGATGAATATGGATGCAAGGGAATGCCCAATTCGGTCACATGTATGAATGTCCGAGATGTGTATGCCCTGACCGATGGAGATGATTACCAGGAGCAGATTGACACCGCATCTGAAAACCAACTTTCGGGAAAGCCTGTGGAGGTTAAGCGGCTGCGCACTACAGCCGGGAACGGTGGACGGAATACTGCCGATGGTGGTCGATACGTCCCTGTGCCTGCTACTGCTGCTGATCCTCAACCCATCCGAACGCAATCTATCGTCATGCGGGTGCTGGTTGACCCCTATGAGACCGCAGATGGAGACCTTAACGTCCCTGGCTACGTCTATACCGAGATTGAGCCGCGTCGTTGGGAAGTCGGTGCAAGAAATAGTGCCACATCAACTGCTGTTATCAGACCAATGTCTGCACCGGTTGCCGCTGCTCCAGCACAATCCCAGGGTGAGACATCACAACCTCCTCAGAAAGGGAGTTACATTAAATAA